The following nucleotide sequence is from Psychroflexus torquis ATCC 700755.
TTCTAGATTTTTAATAAGTTTACATTTGTAACTGCTGTTCTTTAGATTAACCTTCGTTTTTAATCTCTATTGGGTTTAATTCCCCGAGGCTTACCTCGTATTTTAAGGAAAGTTTGAAAACGGATGGTTGTCATTAATCAAAAACGACCATCTAAATGCCTCGTGGGCTTGCCCAGAGGATTATTTAATCTCTGTTTGGTTTAATCCCCCGAGGCTTGCCTCGTGTTTTGAGGAAAGTTTGAAAGTGGTTGGTTTTCATCAATCAAAAAAAGCCCTTTAAATGCCTCTTGGACTTGCCAAGAGGATTATTTACTTTATAATTTATGAGTGATGGTCTTGAACTCTCTTATTAAATCTTTCCTCATTTTAAATATCGACCCTGCAAAGACGAAACATTGAAATGAGAATAATCTTCTAGCAACCGAGAAAAGTTTAATGTATCTCATCTCATGTTTACAAATGTATAAAAGCTTTAATATACATTTGTAAACTGAATAAATTTTCCGATAGTTTACTTTTGTAACTTATTATTTAGAGCTCTATCTATTAAATAATGGTTTCTAATAGATAGTATTGGAAATATTCCTATAGGCCTTTTTATTAAAAATAAAATGCCTATTTACAGTAAGTTATGCCTTTTTTTAGAACAATTACTTTAAGCTATAAGTAACTTGTAAACATGAGGATGACCTCTCTTTCAGTTTATTTGTTTACATTCGTATAAGCATAAACCGGTTAAATTAATTATAGTTTACAATGGTAAACAGTTTAGATTTTACAAAACGACTCAAAGAAATCTTTGAGTATTACGACTTATCTGCCTCTTCATTCGCAGACCGAATTGATGTGGGTCGAGCTTCTATTTCTCATATTATATCTGGACGTAATAAACCAAGTTTAGATTTTGTAATGAAGGTAGTATCCAACTTTAAGGAAGTTGAGCTCTATTGGCTTTTAAATGGAAAAGGGTATTTCCCTTCTTCTAAAGACAATAGGAATGTCATAAATGCTAAGGAAGAGTTCGTCGATGATATAAAACCAGAAGAACCAAAGACTATTGAACCTCTATTAAATGATAATTCAAATCAGGTTTCACACCCTAAAAAAGAAATTCAAAAAGTAATTATATGTTACACCGATGGTAGCTTTGAATCTTTTCAGAATTAGTTGTTATAGTCTACTATAATAACTTTTGATTTAATTATTTTTGCTCAAAAACATGCGCTACCTCACTGCATTAATTTTATGTCTTCTTTTTATATCCTGTTATAATCCTGAAAGAAATTGTGAAGATTTTAAAACAGGAACCTTTGAGTTTGAGGCTTATTTAGAAGGAGATTTAGTGAAGACTACTTTTATTAGAAATGATTCGATAGAAATCGAAATTTACAAGGACAAAAGAGACACTGCATCGATCCGCTGGATTAATGACTGTGAATACGTCTTAAAATCGTTAAATCCCAAAAATTTAGCTGAAGAAAAGCCCATCCACATGAAAATTATATCCACCAAAAACAACTCCTATACTTTTGAGTATAAAATTGTAGGGAAAAATAAGAAGCAAAAAGGACGGGTCGTAAAAGTCGATTAATCAAACAAAGAGGATTGTTGGTTATCCTCCTTTTTATCTTCTGTTTCAGGGACTATAGCTTCCTCGGATTCCTTATCAGAGGGTAATGGTTCTATAAGATCAATCTGCTTGATTAGATCTGAGGTGAGTTGATTACCTTGAGCTTTAATTCCTTTAATAGATATAAAGTCTTCTAGATTTACTACTTCATTAGATCTTCTATCTTTTCCTCTAGTCTTTTTAAACTCAATTTCAATTCGAGGAATATAGTCTGTAGAGACTACTTCCAGCTGAGAGTTAGGATGTTCAGTGATAATTAATTCCTCCTTGTCAGCGTTATCAATTTGAAAGCGCTTGACGTAGTATTTTTCTTTCTCTCCCTCCCAGTATACAAGCGAAATTGGTTTTTTAGAATTCCATTTCTCCATAACTATGATGTCGTTTTCAAAACGGGTAGTAAGTTCAGGAATAATGGTTTTAGCAATTCCATTTTGTCTAATAATCAGTAACCTATCCTCACCTTTAAAAGCTCCCAAGAGTTCTCCTCTTTCGTCCACATTAAGACGTCTTACCGCTTCATCGAACCATATTTTTCTTGGTTTTAAGGTAGAGACTCCTTCTTCTTTAAGATCAACACTTTTAATGGGCATTTTGGAGACTAAATTTCCCTTCACATTTCTGCCTTTAATAGCTAGGTCTGAGAAATCAATATCAAATTTCAAACGTTTTAAACCTTTCTTTTGTCTTAAAAAAACAGTCACTAACTCTGCTTCACCGTTAGGGTTACAAGAAAAATATAAAACTTTTGTTCCCGGTTTATCATTTCCCATACTGTATGCCTTATCTCTTGTTATTGAGGTAACAGCAAAACGCTTCATATGGCTAAAACCAGCTTTACCATCCTTATAAATGAGATTATAGATGGTTCTTTTATCTTTTTTCTTAAAGATTCCTACATATAGAATATTCTTCCCAATAAAGGTCTTGCCCTCTACCTTGGATACCATCATAGTTCCATCTTCAGTAAAACAAATGATATCGTCAATATCACTACAATCGGTAACATATTCATCTTTCTTCATAGAAGTGCCTATAAAGCCTTCAATTCTATTGACATAAAGCTTAGTATTTCGGATTACGACTTTGGAGGCTTCGATATCTTCAAACAATTGAATTCTCGTTTTGCGTTCTTTGCCCTTACCGTATTTCTCTTTAAGCATTTTGAAGTAATTGATAGAATAATCTATCAAGTGGTCAAGATCTTGCTTTACAGCTTCGATATCCGCTTCCAAGGCTTCTATTTTTTGGTCTGCTTTATCTAGGTCGAATTTTGAAATTCTTTTAATTCTGATTTCAGTAAGTCTAGAAATATCATCCCTGGTAATGTCTCGTTTCAAATGCTTTATGTGAGGTTGTAACCCCCTGTCAATAGCATCTATAACACCATCCCAAGTTTCTTCTTCTTCAATATCTCGATAGATGCGTTTCTCTATAAATATCTTCTCTAAGGACGCAAAATGCCATTGCTCTTCAAGTTCTCCAAGTTTTATTTCTAACTCGGTTTTTAAGAGCTCTACCGTATTTTCAGTACTCATTCTCAAAAGCTCTGACATTCCTAAGAAATGAGGCTTATCATCAATGATAACACAGCTTAAGGGAGAAATTGACACCTCACAATTGGTAAAAGCAAATAAAGCATCTATAGTTTTGTCTGGTGAAATGTTATTGGGTAAGTGAACAAGAATTTCAACATCTGAAGACGTATTATCTTCAATTTTTTTAATTTTAATTTTACCCTTGTCATTTGCCTTAAGGATAGAATCTATGAGTGTTGACGTGTTTGTTGAATAAGGGATTTCGTTAATCACCAGTAAATTCTTGTCTTTTACTTCAATAGTGGCTCTCACTCTTATTTTTCCTCCTCTAAGGCCGTCATTATAATTTGAAACATCTGCGATTCCTCCAGTTGCAAAGTCTGGGAATATTGTAAAACGCTTACCTTCTAGATGCTTGATGGACGCATCAATAAGTTCAATGAAATTATGGGGAAGAATCTTTGTACTTAAACCCACAGCAATACCCTCTGCTCCTTGAGCCAATACCATTGGAAATTTAACTGGTAAATTAACAGGCTCTTGCTTACGACCGTCGTACGAAATTTGCCATTCTGTGGTTTTTGGATTAAAAACGACCTCCAGAGCAAATTTGGATAATCTTGCTTCTATATACCGAGATGCTGCCGCACGGTCTCCAGTAAGGATATTCCCCCAGTTACCTTGAGTGTCTATTAGAATATCTTTTTGACCAATTTGAACGATAGCATCTCCGATACTTGCATCTCCGTGAGGGTGGTATTGCATTGTATGGCCTACAATATTGGCAACCTTTGTATATCTTCCATCATCTAGATCTTTCATAGAATGTAAAATCCTACGATGTACAGGCTTAAAACCATCTTCTATGGCGGGTACTGCTCTTTCTAGTATGACATATGATGCGTAATCTAGGAACCATTCTTGGAACATTCCTGTTACTTTTACAGACTCGTCTTTTGCAGTAGGATCGAAAGGCTCCTGAGATTCAGGATTTAAATCTAGATCGTCACTCATAAATTAGTTTGGTTTTTTGCTATGATTTTATCTAAGGATAATTTCAAATATCTAGTTTTTCTGGGGCTTAATAAGCTGATATTGGTGTGAATATCTTTTATTGAATTCTTTATTGAATACACAATATTTAATCGTCTGTAAATGATTAAGTTAGTTATCCTATAAGACTTTATTTTATCTTTTTTTATTTCATGAATCTTAGTCCTGCCTTCAAATTTTGATAATGTAACACCTTTATTTATAAACGAAACTAAGTTTCCTTCACTGTTGTATTTAAAATACTTACCAACGAAGTAAATATAAATTAACCACAATCCTACCCCTATCAAAGCTGGGTAAAAGTAGTTGTCTGAAGGAAAAAATTGCTGATCTAATTGCTGACCTAATTGATAATTTAAAAAGATAATTAATAGAAAAAAAGACATTGAAAAGTTAGACACTCCGAAAATAACTTTTACAAATCTATGATTATTTAACTTCATTAATTTCTTCTTTGACTTCTTCTACGAGGTCGATTTCTACTTTTAAATTTTCTATGATGAAATTTTGTCTATCTGGTGTATTTTTCCCCATATAGAATTCTAAAATTTCTGGTATGCTTTTATATTTATCCAACATTACTGGATCCAAACGGATATCATCGCCTATAAAATTTTTAAACTCGTCTGGAGAGATCTCACCAAGTCCTTTAAAGCGAGTGATTTCTGGATTACCTCTTAATTTTTTTAAGGCTTCTCGTCTTTCTGTTTCAGAATAACAATAAAACGTTTGCTTTTTATCTCTAACTCTAAAGAGCGGTGTTTGCAAAATATAAAGGTGACCTTCTTTAATTAGCTCTGGAAAAAATTGAAGAAAAAACGTTATGATAAGCAACCTAATGTGCATGCCATCTACATCTGCATCGGTTGCTATCACTATATTATTATAACGCAAGTCCTCTAGAGAATCTTCGATATTAAGAGCAGCTTGAAGCAAATTGAATTCTTCGTTTTCATAAACGATTTTTTTACTCAGTCCATAAGAATTTAGAGGTTTACCTTTAAGGCTAAATACGGCTTGTGTGTTTACATCTCTAGATTTTGTGATACTCCCACTAGCCGAATCTCCTTCGGTTATAAAAAGTGTTGTTTCAAGATAACCTTCTTTTTTAGTATCTTCTAAATGTATTCTACAATCCCTTAATTTCTTATTGTGTACACTTGATTTTTTAGCTCTATCTTTTGCTAGTTTTCGGATTCCAGAAAGATCTTTCCGCTCTTTCTCAGCTCTTAGAATTTTCCTGTGTAATTGTTCAGCAGTCTCATTATTTTTGTGGAGATAATTATCAAGCTCTTGCTTCATAAAATCTAATATAAAGGTTCTAACCGATGGTAAGTCTTCTCCCATATCTGTAGAACCTAACTTTGTTTTGGTCTGACTTTCAAAAATAGGCTCCATCACTTTAATACTCACAGCAGAAACAATTGACTTTCGAATATCGCTGGGCTCAAAGTTTTTCTTGTAGAAATCTCTAATGGTTTTCACAATAGCTTCTCGAAAAGCAGTCTGGTGAGTTCCTCCTTGTGTGGTATTTTGACCATTTACAAAAGAGTGGTATTCTTCAGAATATTGTGCTTTACTAAAGGTAATAGCAACTTCAATATCGTTACCCCTCAGGTGAATAATAGGGAATAATCGATCTTCCTCTCGGATTCTGTCGCTTAGTAAATCTTTTAAACCCTCTTCAGAGTAAAATTTCTCACCATTGAACATTATAGTAAGTCCTGGGTTTAAGTAGACGTAATTCTTAAGCATCTTTTCGATATATTCATTTCTGTATGAATATTTCTTAAAAATAACTTCATCGGGAATAAAAGTTACTTTAGTCCCTCTGCGTCTTGATGATTCCTCAAGATCTTCTTTATTAATTAAATTACCTTGGTCAAACTCAGCAGATACCGATTTTCCATCTCGTGATGATTCTACCCTGAAATAACTCGAAAGTGCATTAACGGCTTTAGTCCCTACACCATTAAGACCAACAGATTTCTTGAAGGCATTGGTGTCGTATTTTCCTCCTGTGTTCATTTTGGAAACTACGTCCACTACTTTTCCTAAAGGTATTCCACGTCCATAGTCCCTTACATTAACTTTAGTGCTTTGAATAGACACTTCGATAGTTTTTCCAGAACCCATCACAAATTCATCGATAGAATTGTCCAAAACCTCCTTTAATAAAATATAAATACCATCGTCTGCACTAGAGCCATCCCCAAGTTTACCTATGTACATGCCCGGTCGCATGCGGATATGTTCTTTCCAGTCTAAAGATTTTATGTTATCCTCTGTGTACTTTGTTTCTTGTGCCATATTTTTTCTCAACATCGAAATATACTACGATTTCTGTAAAATAAAAATCATAACACAAATTTATAATCTTAAAGCTTTTGGAGCATCTTTAAGGTAGAAATATTTTCAAAAACTAAAAAAGCCTTCATCAATTTCATAATGAAGGCTTTAGCAAATTAAATAGTATCGAATAAACTTATTTATTATGCATGAAAGATTGCTTACCTAAAAGTGTTTCTTCAGACTCCACATGCTCGTCATCGGGAACGCAACAATCTACTGGACAAACCGCTGCACATTGGGGTTCCTCATGAAATCCCATGCACTCCGTACATTTGTCTGCTGCTATATAATATAATTCATCACTTACAGGTTCCTGAGCTTCTTCAGCATTTGCCTCTTTTCCGTTTGGAAGAACAATATCACCTTTCAAACTTGTTCCATCGGCATGTCTCCAATCATCACCGCCTTCATAGATTGCTGTATTAGGGCATTCCGACTCGCAAGCACCGCAATTGATACATTCGTCTGTTATTTTTATAGCCATTTGAGTAATATTTATGTAAATTTGTTCAGAAATATAAATACTCTAACGGTTAGCCAAATTTATGACTTTAGATGATAGAATAAATACCTTTTCAGAACTTGGATTATACCTGCAAAATTACACAGATTCTAAAGATTTAAGCTCAAATTTTTCACAAAAATTGACTAATATCATTAGGCAAGCTGAGATTCAAAATGCCTGGTTTACACAAGATCAGGTCCATTTATCGATAGCGGCTTGGGCAAAAGCTTTGACAAAAAAACAGCTTCGTAATTGGCTTACGCCCTACAAGATATCGGCGATGCCTAAAAAAGATGTCGCTGTTATTATGGCTGGAAATATACCTTTAGTCGGCTTTCATGATTTTTTATGTGTTCTTATTCTTGGCCATAAAGTGATTGGTAAGTTATCATCCAACGATAATTTGCTGCTTCCTTTTATGGCTGAAGAGCTGATTAAAATTCACCCAGGTTTTGAAGATAAAATTGTATTTACGAATGATAGATTACCGAAATTTGATAGTGTTATAGCTACAGGAAGTAATAATACAGCAAGGTATTTTGAATATTACTTTAAAGATAAACCTCATATTATTCGGAAAAATAGAAATTCATTAGCTATTCTAAATGGAACTGAATCTAAAACTGAACTTGAAGCCTTAGGCGAAGATGTATTTAGATATTTTGGGTTGGGATGTAGAAACGTTTCAAAGCTATTTATCCCTGAAGATTATGATGTTGATGATTTTTTCAAAGCTATGTTTAAATTTAAAGATTATATCCATCATCATAAATACGCTAATAATTACGATTACAATAAGGCCGTTTATTTAATGAGCTCCGTAAAACTTTTAGACAATGGTTTTTTACTCTTAAAAGAAGATAAACAATTCTCATCCCCTATTGGGACTTTGTTTTATGAAAAGTACACCAGTATAAAAGAACTTGAAATCACCCTGAGAGAAAGACATGAAGAGATACAATGTACCGTTGGAAATGAAGATTTTACAGAGGTTAATTTTGGGCAAACACAAAATCCAAAGTTGTCTGATTATGCAGATGGGGTGGACACTTTAGAATTTTTAATCCAACACTAAAACGATAAGACATGGAAAGACCACATAATTTTAGTGCTGGCCCTTGTATACTTCCCTTAGAAGTCTTTGAAAAGGCCTCACAATCGGTTATTGACTTGGATAATTCTGGACTTTCTATTTTGGAAATTTCTCATAGAAGTACAGCATTTGTGGGGATTATAGAGAAAGCAAGAGAACTTGCACTACAGCATCTTAATTTACAGGACAAAGGTTATAAAGCCTTATTTTTACAAGGAGGAGCTAGTATGCAGTTTTTAATGACAGCCTATAATTTATTAGAAAAGAAAGCAGGCTACTTAGACACTGGAACTTGGGCTTCTAATGCTATAAAAGAAGCTAATAATTTTGGAAAAACTGAAGTTTTGGCCAGTTCAAAAAGTAGCAATTATAACTATATCCCAAAAGATTTTCTGGTCCCGGAAGGCTTAGATTATCTTCACTATACGAGTAATAACACCATCTACGGGACTCAAATGAAGACGTTCCCAAAAAAAGAAAATACGCCTTTAGTTTGTGATATGAGTAGCGATATTTTCTCTCGCCAACTCGACTATTCCCAATTTGATTTGATCTACGCTGGGGCACAAAAAAATATGGGGCCTGCTGGAGCAACTCTCATTGTAGTGAAAGAGGATATTTTGGGCAAGGTTTCTAGAGCAATACCTTCTATGATGGATTACCAATTAATGATCAAAAAGGAGAGTATGTTCAATACGCCTCCAGTATTTTCGATCTACGTCTCTATGTTAAATTTGGAATGGCTATCTAGAAATGGTGGTGTTCCTTCTATAGAGAAAAAGAACAAAGCCAAAGCTGATTTAATTTATTCTGAGATTGATAGAAACCCGCTATTTAAAGGATTTACAGCCTTAGAGGACCGTTCCATGATGAATGCAACATTCTCATTAAAAGATGAACAACTTGGTCCTAAATTTGACAAGTTATGGAAAGCTAGCCATATCAATGGCTTAAACGGTCACCGAAGCGTAGGAGGGTATAGAGCTTCTATGTACAATGCATTGACTCTAGATAGCGTTAAAGTACTTGTAGACGTGATGAAAAATTTTGAAAAAACCGCATAAAAAAATGAAAATGAAAATTTTAGCAACAGATGGTCTTTCAGGCATAGGAGTTCAATTACTTGAAAATGCTGGCCATGAAGTTATTATAAAAAAAGTAGCGCAAAACCAGTTATCAGAATACATCACCACCAATGAGTTTGATGGTGTTTTGGTCAAAAGGTCTACTCCGCTTACAAAAGTTATTCTTTCTGAAAGCCCAACCTTAAAATTTATTGGTAATTGTGATATCATCTCCACTCATATTGATATTGATTTCGCAGAACAAAAAGGGTTGAGCGTTTTTCAGGCGATAACCGCTTCCTCCAATAGTATTGCAGAATTGACTATTGGTCATCTCCTCAGCTGTGTAAGACATTTAAAAGATTCTAATAGAGAAATGCCACTCGAAGGTGATAGTAAATTCGACACTTTAAGACACTCTTATTCAGCAGGAACCGAGGTTGAAGGTAAAATACTTGGGATTATTGGTTTTGGAAATGTTGGTCAAGAAGTGGCGAAAAAGGCCATTGGCTTAGGGATGAAGGTTATATATTATGATAAAAATGAAGAGCATGTTGAAATCACTTTAGACTTTTATGATCAACAAGCTGTAAAATTCAATCTTTCATCTTCACCATTGAAAGAGGTGCTTTCCACTTCAGATTTTGTGAGTCTTCATATAACCACGAAACAAAAAAACTACCTTGTTGGCCCTAAAGAGCTTAAAGAGATGAAGCCTACAGCAGGACTAATAAATACTTCATACTTTAAAGCTGTAGACGAAGTAGCCTTGGTTAAATCACTTGAAAACAATGAGTTGAGATTTGCTGCATTAGATGTCTTTGAAGACGAGCCTCAACCTCCTATCCAATTACTGATGAATCCTAAATTGTCCTTGAGCCCAAATATTGGCGGAGCAACACAAGAAACTCAAGATAGAATTGCTATGGAACTAGCTAATCAAATCCTATCCTTCTTAAACTAAATCTCATGAAATTTTACGTATTCTGTTTTCTATTTTGGTTGAGTAGTATTGCTTTCGCTCAAACACAAACAGGTAAAGCTTCTTTTTATGCCGATAAATTTGAAGGTAAACAGACTGCAAGTGGGGAAATTTATAAGCACAACTTACCTACTGCAGCTCATAGAAAATTAGCCTTTGGAAGCAAGGTGAAAGTGACAAATCTTCAAAATTATAAAACTGCTATGGTTACCATTAACGATAGAGGCCCTTTTATAAGAGGTCGCATTATAGACTTGTCAAGATCTGTTGCACAGACTTTAGACATACTAGATAATGGCGTCACAGAGGTGAAAATTGAAGTTTTAAAAAACCAAGATGTTAACGTAACTTCAGCTTCTACTTCTACTTCACCTTCCACGCCTCAAACTCCTATTGCTAAGCCTACAACAAATAAAGATAAAACTAATAATAACTCGCAAATGCAATCTATAGAGACCTTTGAGGAAAAAGAGTTTTATGAGATAAATATCGATGAAATCACACCAGATTTCTTCGGCGTACAAATTGCGAGTTTCCAGGATACTGATAATCTGTTAAGAATGGTCAATAGGCTAAAAGTAAACTATAACAGTAAAGTGCTTGTACAGGTAAAAACAGTTAGCGGATCCAGGGTCTATACACTTATTTTAGGCCAATATAAAAGTAGGAAAGCAGCAGAAAACTTTCAGAGCAGAATGTTGAACAAATATCCTGACTCTTTCATTGTAGATATGACTATAAAAGATTAAATTTAGAGATGCGCTATTTAATCATACTTCTTCTAGTAGGTTCTGTAATGAGTTGTTCCATACAAAAGCAGGGAACTAAACAGGCTTTCGAGGATTCAAAAGTGGACAACGATACCATTAGAATTGCCAACGATTCCCTTGAGTATGAAATCATTATCGTAGAACCTGGTTTTAACGCTTGGCTAGCTTCGCAAAGACCAAGAGGGTATTATGGACTCAATTACTTAGATCAACGCAATGAATTCTACATTATCATTTATAACATGAGAGTGAACGACCCCATGGGATTTGATCCAAATTTATATCCTTTCCGTATAAATTATGAAATGGGTGTCGACTACGGATACGAGGTGAATTATTTACTATACCATTATTTTTTATTTTTTGAAGAAAAATATAATCAGAGATTGAGATAAGGTTTGTATTTTTGCAAAATGAATAAATTAAAAGAACGCTGGGGCATACAATCCAACTTTCAATTGGTCATCATTTTTATTGTTTTCGCCATTACAGGTTCATTGTCAGCCTATTCAGCAAAGCCCGTTTTAAATTTTTTGGAGTTAACAAGAGCTTCTTTCCCAGAGCATTTTTTTGGAGTCTTTAGTTATTACTCATTACGAATATTAATCATTTTTCCAATTTATCAAGTCTTGTTGGTTGCCATTGGTACTCTGTTTGGACAAAATAAATTTTTCTGGAATTTTGAAAAGAAAATGCTTTCCAGACTTGGACTCGCCTTTCTATTTCAATAAAGCTTAAATTTTCTTTTATTTTCTGAAAAAATAGTACATTTGCAAAAATGATTAAACTTTGAATATCAAACAGCTAATAAGTTTATTACTTTTCATGGTACTCACAACATCCGTTGTGAATACACATGCTCTTAGCCATTTGTTTGATGACGATATATCTTCAGTAGAACAATGTGAAACATGTGATCAATTTATTGTTACACATTCTAATGATGTTCAGTTTATTTCTCCTATTTTAGATGTTGATATTCAAAACTCTTTTGAATATTTAACAATCACACCTAGCATAATAGATATTTCTTTGACTATTATTTTAATGCCTTCAGGTGAGTATTACAACAAGCCTCCTCCCTCTCTTCTAGTATAGTCTTTTACCCTTCCCTTTTCATTATATACTAGAATACTAATTACATTACACTGAATTATATGTACCAAAAGTCTATTCTTTTGTGCCTATTTATATTTTTTTCATTTGTTACTCAAGCTCAAGATTGTGAGTTAACTATATCAGGAAAAGTGATAGATATACACGATAAATCCCCTTTATTTGGAGCTGTTGTTCAACTCGTGGGTCTTAATAAAGGCGTTTACACCGATAAAAATGGTTTTTACAAGATTGAAGGTGTCTGTGAGGGTGAAGTTCAACTCAAAGTTTCTCACCCTTTTTGTGAACCAGAAACAAAAAGTATCAATCTGAAAGAAAATCGTCAAATCAATTTTAAACTTGAACATCATCTTGAAGAATTGAATGAAGTTTTACTTAAAGGTAAACTTTATAATAACGAATCTAATTCCTCTATATCCAATCAAATAAAGACACAGGAGCTTGAAAAATTTAGCAATGCCTCTTTAGGAGATGCACTTAAGAGTATAAGCGGTGTGTCCTCTTTAAATACTGGAAATTCTATTGTTAAACCCATTATACAAGGTTTACATAGCTCGAGAGTTCTTGTCATCAACGACAATGTGAGACTTCATGACCAACAATGGGGTGTTGATCACGCTCCCAATGTCGATATTAACTCCGCAGCCAATATAACTGTCATAAAAGGAGCCTCAGCCTTAAAGTATGGTGGTGATGCCATTGGAGGAACCATTGTTATAGAACCCCAAAAAGCACCTATTAAAGACACAATAATGGGTAAAACTATTCTTAATGCTTCCAGCAATGGCCGAGGGGGAAATATCTCTACAAGTTTCATAAAAGCAAAATCTTCAGGATTTAATTATAGATTTCAGGGGAGTTTAAAACGTCTTGGTGATCTTGAAGCCCCTGATTACCAACTTACCAATACAGGGCAAAGAGAAAACAATCTCAGTTTGGGGATTGGCCTTAATAAAATAGATTATGGGATTGATTTTAGTTATCGGTTAACCAATTCTGAAATTGGTATTTTGAGAGCGTCCCATATAGGAAACGCTAGAGATCTCGTAAATTCTATCAACAGACAAGAGCCCTTTTTTATTGAAGATTTTTCTTATACAATCGATAATCCAAAACAAGAAGTGACGCATCAAATATATAAACTGGAAACTTTCAAAAAAATCAAAAACCTTGGAGAATTAAGTTTACAATATTCTTTTCAGCAAAATAATCGATTGGAGTTTGATATTCGACGTGGTGGACGTGGAGACACACCAGCTATGGATATGGAACTTAAAACCCACACCCTACTTACTCAACTGGAATGGACGAGTTTGGAGGGTTTTGACTCTAATTTCGGTTTAGAATTCAATGCTCAGAATAACTTTGTAAATCCAAATACTGGAGTGAGAAGACTTATTCCAGACTATAACATGTACACTGCTGGAATTTTTGCTACCACCGCTTATGATGTGTCAGAGCGTTGGGATCTAGATGCGGGAGTTCGCTATGATTTTAATACTATAGATGCTGATAAGTTCTATATCACCTCGAGATGGGAAAAATTAGGTTACGATCAAC
It contains:
- a CDS encoding DNA topoisomerase IV subunit B — its product is MAQETKYTEDNIKSLDWKEHIRMRPGMYIGKLGDGSSADDGIYILLKEVLDNSIDEFVMGSGKTIEVSIQSTKVNVRDYGRGIPLGKVVDVVSKMNTGGKYDTNAFKKSVGLNGVGTKAVNALSSYFRVESSRDGKSVSAEFDQGNLINKEDLEESSRRRGTKVTFIPDEVIFKKYSYRNEYIEKMLKNYVYLNPGLTIMFNGEKFYSEEGLKDLLSDRIREEDRLFPIIHLRGNDIEVAITFSKAQYSEEYHSFVNGQNTTQGGTHQTAFREAIVKTIRDFYKKNFEPSDIRKSIVSAVSIKVMEPIFESQTKTKLGSTDMGEDLPSVRTFILDFMKQELDNYLHKNNETAEQLHRKILRAEKERKDLSGIRKLAKDRAKKSSVHNKKLRDCRIHLEDTKKEGYLETTLFITEGDSASGSITKSRDVNTQAVFSLKGKPLNSYGLSKKIVYENEEFNLLQAALNIEDSLEDLRYNNIVIATDADVDGMHIRLLIITFFLQFFPELIKEGHLYILQTPLFRVRDKKQTFYCYSETERREALKKLRGNPEITRFKGLGEISPDEFKNFIGDDIRLDPVMLDKYKSIPEILEFYMGKNTPDRQNFIIENLKVEIDLVEEVKEEINEVK
- a CDS encoding helix-turn-helix domain-containing protein, encoding MVNSLDFTKRLKEIFEYYDLSASSFADRIDVGRASISHIISGRNKPSLDFVMKVVSNFKEVELYWLLNGKGYFPSSKDNRNVINAKEEFVDDIKPEEPKTIEPLLNDNSNQVSHPKKEIQKVIICYTDGSFESFQN
- a CDS encoding DNA gyrase/topoisomerase IV subunit A; amino-acid sequence: MSDDLDLNPESQEPFDPTAKDESVKVTGMFQEWFLDYASYVILERAVPAIEDGFKPVHRRILHSMKDLDDGRYTKVANIVGHTMQYHPHGDASIGDAIVQIGQKDILIDTQGNWGNILTGDRAAASRYIEARLSKFALEVVFNPKTTEWQISYDGRKQEPVNLPVKFPMVLAQGAEGIAVGLSTKILPHNFIELIDASIKHLEGKRFTIFPDFATGGIADVSNYNDGLRGGKIRVRATIEVKDKNLLVINEIPYSTNTSTLIDSILKANDKGKIKIKKIEDNTSSDVEILVHLPNNISPDKTIDALFAFTNCEVSISPLSCVIIDDKPHFLGMSELLRMSTENTVELLKTELEIKLGELEEQWHFASLEKIFIEKRIYRDIEEEETWDGVIDAIDRGLQPHIKHLKRDITRDDISRLTEIRIKRISKFDLDKADQKIEALEADIEAVKQDLDHLIDYSINYFKMLKEKYGKGKERKTRIQLFEDIEASKVVIRNTKLYVNRIEGFIGTSMKKDEYVTDCSDIDDIICFTEDGTMMVSKVEGKTFIGKNILYVGIFKKKDKRTIYNLIYKDGKAGFSHMKRFAVTSITRDKAYSMGNDKPGTKVLYFSCNPNGEAELVTVFLRQKKGLKRLKFDIDFSDLAIKGRNVKGNLVSKMPIKSVDLKEEGVSTLKPRKIWFDEAVRRLNVDERGELLGAFKGEDRLLIIRQNGIAKTIIPELTTRFENDIIVMEKWNSKKPISLVYWEGEKEKYYVKRFQIDNADKEELIITEHPNSQLEVVSTDYIPRIEIEFKKTRGKDRRSNEVVNLEDFISIKGIKAQGNQLTSDLIKQIDLIEPLPSDKESEEAIVPETEDKKEDNQQSSLFD
- a CDS encoding 4Fe-4S dicluster domain-containing protein translates to MAIKITDECINCGACESECPNTAIYEGGDDWRHADGTSLKGDIVLPNGKEANAEEAQEPVSDELYYIAADKCTECMGFHEEPQCAAVCPVDCCVPDDEHVESEETLLGKQSFMHNK
- a CDS encoding acyl-CoA reductase; this translates as MTLDDRINTFSELGLYLQNYTDSKDLSSNFSQKLTNIIRQAEIQNAWFTQDQVHLSIAAWAKALTKKQLRNWLTPYKISAMPKKDVAVIMAGNIPLVGFHDFLCVLILGHKVIGKLSSNDNLLLPFMAEELIKIHPGFEDKIVFTNDRLPKFDSVIATGSNNTARYFEYYFKDKPHIIRKNRNSLAILNGTESKTELEALGEDVFRYFGLGCRNVSKLFIPEDYDVDDFFKAMFKFKDYIHHHKYANNYDYNKAVYLMSSVKLLDNGFLLLKEDKQFSSPIGTLFYEKYTSIKELEITLRERHEEIQCTVGNEDFTEVNFGQTQNPKLSDYADGVDTLEFLIQH